The Nitrospirota bacterium genome contains a region encoding:
- a CDS encoding FMN-binding glutamate synthase family protein has protein sequence MNPGQVNASSATGTKNRVQDAAPQSGICSVCLDGCPGPCEVGKSAYRGREVLYPLPFGKVTAGATKQYPVDYSHLNIQGTCVGAVGIAADPDKAIFPAVSTEAIVGHRHKIRLSLPIFTGALGSTDIAKDNWEGLAIGAAISGIMVVIGENVVGMDPGAEIHDGIVAHSPELERRVKCFKEWYNGAGEIILQQNVEDTRLRSAEYAIEKLGVSCIELKWGQGAKDIGGEVKLKTLERAEELKQRGYIVVPDPTDAVVRKAFAEEEFKEFERHSRLGMVEYEGFEKAVRRYRSAGAKFISLKTGAYRVSDLARAIRFCSDAEVDLLTIDGAGGGTGMSPWRMMNEWGIPTLYLQSLAYKFASQLKAKGRYVPDMAIAGGFSLEDHIFKALALGAPYFKAVCMGRAMMIPAFVGKNIKKWIDEDKLPVEIKKYGDVPERIFITAETLKAKYGKDFARIPWGAVAMYTFTDRLKLGLQQFMAGSRKFGLQHIDRSDVVSLTRECADVTGIPYVMDSDMKEAERILCNGV, from the coding sequence ATGAATCCAGGTCAAGTGAATGCGAGTTCGGCAACAGGAACGAAAAACAGGGTTCAGGATGCGGCGCCGCAGTCAGGCATCTGTTCGGTATGTCTCGACGGATGTCCCGGGCCGTGCGAGGTGGGCAAGTCCGCCTACCGCGGCAGGGAGGTCCTCTATCCGCTTCCCTTCGGCAAGGTCACGGCGGGCGCGACCAAACAGTATCCCGTGGACTACTCTCACCTGAACATTCAAGGCACCTGCGTCGGCGCCGTCGGGATCGCCGCGGACCCCGATAAGGCGATCTTTCCGGCAGTCTCGACCGAAGCAATAGTCGGACACCGGCACAAGATCAGGCTCTCTTTGCCGATCTTTACCGGCGCGCTCGGCTCCACGGATATCGCAAAGGACAACTGGGAAGGCCTGGCGATCGGCGCCGCGATTTCCGGCATTATGGTCGTCATTGGGGAGAATGTCGTCGGGATGGACCCCGGGGCGGAGATCCACGACGGGATCGTCGCCCATTCCCCCGAGCTTGAGCGCCGCGTCAAGTGTTTCAAGGAGTGGTACAACGGCGCGGGCGAGATCATTCTGCAGCAAAACGTGGAGGACACGAGGCTCCGTTCAGCGGAATATGCAATTGAAAAGCTCGGGGTAAGCTGCATCGAGCTCAAGTGGGGCCAGGGCGCCAAGGATATCGGCGGCGAAGTGAAGCTCAAGACACTGGAGCGGGCGGAGGAGCTTAAACAGCGCGGCTACATCGTGGTTCCCGATCCGACCGACGCCGTGGTGCGCAAAGCTTTTGCGGAGGAGGAGTTCAAGGAGTTCGAGCGGCATTCCCGGCTCGGCATGGTCGAGTACGAGGGGTTCGAGAAAGCCGTGCGGCGCTACCGGTCCGCCGGCGCGAAGTTTATCTCGCTCAAGACCGGCGCGTACCGCGTATCGGACCTGGCACGGGCCATTCGCTTCTGTTCCGATGCCGAGGTCGATCTTCTGACCATCGACGGCGCGGGCGGCGGCACGGGCATGAGCCCCTGGCGAATGATGAACGAGTGGGGCATCCCGACGCTTTACCTTCAGTCCCTGGCATACAAGTTCGCTTCACAGCTCAAGGCGAAGGGCCGCTATGTTCCCGATATGGCGATCGCCGGCGGGTTCTCGCTGGAAGACCATATCTTCAAGGCGCTTGCCCTGGGCGCGCCCTATTTCAAGGCGGTCTGCATGGGCAGGGCGATGATGATCCCGGCGTTCGTTGGCAAGAACATCAAGAAATGGATCGACGAGGACAAACTGCCCGTGGAGATCAAGAAGTACGGCGATGTCCCGGAGCGCATCTTCATCACGGCCGAGACGCTCAAGGCGAAGTACGGCAAGGACTTCGCGCGCATACCCTGGGGCGCCGTGGCAATGTACACATTCACCGACCGCCTGAAGCTGGGACTGCAGCAGTTCATGGCGGGCTCGCGGAAGTTCGGCCTGCAGCATATCGACCGGAGCGATGTTGTTTCATTGACCCGGGAATGCGCGGACGTGACCGGCATACCCTATGTCATGGATTCCGATATGAAGGAAGCCGAGAGGATCCTGTGCAACGGGGTCTGA
- a CDS encoding NrpR regulatory domain-containing protein: MNKTLHAILSILDTCQTVTGSRELSRQLKLHGVELTERTVRYYLKMLDKKGFTEVFGKEGRKITAQGREELKHSLVSDKIGFVISKIETLSYMTTLDMATMEGDVILNISYFSRKDLRKVLGLLKPAFSSSYVMSDRVILAPEGEKIGSALVPKGMMGLGTICSVTINGIFLKAGIPVASRFGGVVETANGKPVRFVSLISYEGSSLDPLEIFIKSKMTAVSKAVAGGSGRILASYREIPVVCLEKAKKLARTLEDRGIRGVLLIGGPNKPLLEVPVGIDRAGIVIVGGLNPIAVLEEHGIATESKAMSTLFEYSRLVPFQDVLRNVLSPLKDRSAAA, encoded by the coding sequence ATGAACAAAACCCTTCACGCCATTCTTTCCATTCTCGATACCTGTCAGACCGTCACCGGGTCGCGGGAGCTCTCGCGGCAGTTGAAGCTGCACGGTGTGGAACTTACCGAACGGACGGTGCGGTATTACCTGAAGATGCTGGACAAGAAGGGTTTTACGGAGGTGTTCGGCAAGGAAGGGCGGAAGATAACCGCCCAGGGAAGGGAAGAACTCAAACACTCCCTTGTTTCCGACAAGATCGGGTTCGTTATCAGCAAAATTGAAACGCTTTCCTACATGACCACCCTGGACATGGCGACCATGGAAGGCGACGTGATCCTGAACATCTCCTATTTTTCGCGGAAGGACCTTCGAAAGGTTCTGGGACTTCTTAAACCGGCATTCTCGTCCTCTTATGTGATGAGCGACCGGGTGATCCTTGCCCCTGAGGGGGAGAAAATCGGCAGCGCCCTTGTTCCCAAAGGCATGATGGGGCTGGGCACGATCTGCAGCGTGACCATCAACGGGATTTTTTTGAAGGCGGGCATCCCCGTCGCCTCACGGTTCGGCGGGGTCGTGGAGACCGCGAACGGCAAACCCGTGCGATTCGTTTCCCTGATCAGCTACGAGGGGTCGTCCCTCGATCCGCTCGAAATTTTCATCAAGAGCAAAATGACCGCTGTCTCCAAGGCCGTGGCAGGCGGTTCAGGCAGGATACTCGCCAGTTACCGGGAGATCCCGGTCGTTTGTCTGGAAAAGGCGAAAAAACTCGCCCGCACCCTGGAAGACCGGGGCATCCGCGGTGTTCTTCTCATCGGCGGCCCGAACAAACCCCTTCTCGAAGTGCCGGTCGGGATCGACCGGGCAGGAATCGTCATTGTCGGCGGTCTGAACCCCATCGCCGTCCTGGAAGAGCATGGGATCGCGACGGAGAGCAAGGCCATGTCCACGCTCTTCGAATATTCCCGCCTGGTCCCTTTTCAGGATGTTCTGCGCAATGTTCTCTCTCCGCTCAAAGACCGGTCTGCGGCGGCCTGA
- a CDS encoding glutamate synthase produces MCRLSAITSSDYFSPMENIHALETMKEGHDGSGLGLMLKDLGGPFEEFKSYPILSAICSNKGLRDLDDYMKALGFKEKFMWAPPIKNMPGVERREHYLTKVYDYPETYKDKPFREKEDLLMNTRLALRQIGESDGSLFVFSFYPDVLTLKEVGDPLQLGEFFGLEKSGLKAKIVFAQGRQNTNYAIYLYACHPFFIQGYATMTNGENTAFVPIREFLMGRGNPGYMGYNSDSEVFTHILHYTNRTLGYPLHYYKDIITPMKDTEIGKRSDAEPLRLLKKSLRPLCIDGPNCVIGFTPDGTCFMAHDSKKLRPGAVGGKPGKYALMSEVCGVDSAIPDRDESTDIFPMKYDMVIIAPGAREVKVWNQLHG; encoded by the coding sequence ATGTGCCGATTGAGCGCGATAACATCGAGTGACTATTTCTCCCCCATGGAGAACATCCATGCGCTCGAGACCATGAAGGAAGGACACGATGGGTCCGGGCTCGGTCTGATGCTCAAGGACCTGGGTGGGCCCTTCGAGGAGTTCAAGAGTTATCCGATCCTGTCCGCCATCTGCTCGAACAAGGGGCTCCGGGACCTGGACGATTATATGAAGGCCCTCGGGTTCAAGGAAAAGTTCATGTGGGCCCCGCCCATCAAGAACATGCCGGGCGTCGAGCGCAGGGAGCATTATCTCACGAAAGTGTACGATTACCCGGAAACGTACAAGGACAAGCCCTTTCGCGAGAAGGAGGACCTGCTCATGAACACGCGGCTGGCCCTCCGGCAGATCGGTGAATCCGACGGGTCGCTTTTTGTGTTCTCCTTCTATCCCGACGTGCTGACCCTCAAGGAAGTGGGGGACCCCCTCCAACTCGGCGAGTTCTTCGGACTCGAGAAGTCGGGCCTTAAGGCAAAGATCGTTTTCGCCCAAGGCAGGCAGAACACGAATTACGCCATCTACCTCTACGCCTGTCATCCCTTCTTCATCCAGGGATACGCCACCATGACGAACGGCGAGAACACGGCCTTTGTGCCGATCCGCGAGTTCCTCATGGGCCGCGGAAATCCGGGGTACATGGGCTACAACTCGGATTCCGAGGTCTTTACCCACATCCTGCACTACACCAACCGGACCCTCGGGTATCCGCTCCATTACTACAAGGACATCATCACACCGATGAAGGACACGGAGATCGGGAAGCGTTCCGATGCCGAGCCGCTGCGGCTGCTCAAGAAGTCGCTCCGGCCGCTCTGCATCGACGGGCCGAACTGCGTGATCGGGTTCACTCCCGACGGCACGTGTTTCATGGCGCACGATTCCAAGAAGCTCAGGCCCGGCGCCGTTGGCGGCAAACCCGGTAAATACGCGCTCATGTCCGAGGTCTGCGGCGTGGACAGCGCCATACCGGACCGGGATGAATCAACGGACATCTTCCCCATGAAGTATGACATGGTGATCATCGCGCCCGGCGCGCGGGAGGTTAAGGTATGGAATCAGCTGCACGGTTAG
- a CDS encoding glutamate synthase-related protein, with translation MESAARLDQNHQLSLKELPYIVRWREDRCTRCGRCTAVCPMKSIEATVTTQRVVTSEGSSPEPRVTRRLTQVVHQVTEIERYCIGCGACTLVCPADAIFPEYNFQHKLYHFKNKGGVPFMRGGRRNDPSISTLDRLKFTRISMLTDPALDAGRHEFRIRTLLGRNLPAEKLPIKVEGDKLTISNHTFIPPVREIYPIRIGSMSIGALSPHMWEGLAMGITYLNEVEGLPVVMCSGEGGLPPSILKSRYLKYFIIQIASGYFGWDEIIRALPDMIEDPCAIEIKYGQGAKPGDGGLLQAYKVLGLIAKIRGVPQFVDLASPPTHQTKYSIEEAVAKMIQSMSMAWGFRVPVYPKISGTKTARAVLNNLARNPYAAALCIDGEDGGTGAAYNVSLDKMGHPIASNIRDCYLDLVRQGKQNELPLIAAGGVGKGGNLAANAAALIMLGASAVDIGKYIMQTAAGCFGDEYNRCNVCNLGRCPRGITTQDPKLYRRLDPDKVAERVVEVFKAADVELKKIFAPLGRSTELPIGMSDALGVNDKDIADRLQISYVC, from the coding sequence ATGGAATCAGCTGCACGATTAGACCAGAACCATCAGCTCTCGTTAAAAGAGCTTCCCTATATTGTCCGGTGGCGCGAGGACCGCTGCACCCGCTGCGGCCGCTGCACGGCCGTCTGCCCCATGAAATCCATCGAGGCCACGGTCACCACCCAGCGGGTGGTAACGTCCGAAGGTTCGAGCCCCGAACCCAGGGTCACTCGCCGGCTGACCCAGGTGGTGCACCAGGTCACGGAGATCGAGCGGTACTGCATCGGATGCGGCGCTTGCACGCTCGTTTGCCCCGCGGACGCAATTTTCCCGGAGTACAACTTCCAGCACAAGCTCTACCACTTCAAGAACAAGGGCGGCGTTCCCTTTATGCGCGGCGGACGGCGGAACGACCCGTCGATTTCGACGCTCGACAGGCTCAAGTTCACCCGCATCTCGATGCTCACCGACCCGGCGCTGGACGCGGGCAGGCATGAGTTCCGCATCAGGACGCTTCTCGGCAGGAACCTTCCGGCGGAGAAGCTTCCAATCAAGGTTGAAGGCGACAAACTGACGATCAGCAACCACACGTTCATCCCGCCGGTGCGCGAGATCTACCCCATCCGCATCGGCAGCATGTCCATCGGCGCCCTCTCACCGCACATGTGGGAAGGTCTTGCCATGGGCATCACCTATTTGAATGAGGTCGAAGGCCTGCCCGTGGTCATGTGCTCCGGTGAGGGCGGATTGCCCCCGAGCATTCTGAAGTCCCGCTACCTGAAATACTTCATCATCCAGATCGCGTCAGGCTATTTCGGCTGGGACGAGATCATCCGCGCGCTTCCGGACATGATCGAGGACCCGTGCGCCATCGAGATCAAGTACGGACAGGGCGCGAAGCCCGGCGACGGAGGCCTGCTCCAGGCGTATAAAGTGCTCGGATTGATCGCCAAGATCCGCGGCGTGCCGCAGTTCGTTGACCTTGCGTCGCCGCCGACGCACCAGACAAAGTATTCCATTGAAGAGGCGGTCGCGAAGATGATCCAGTCCATGTCCATGGCCTGGGGATTCCGCGTGCCGGTGTATCCGAAAATTTCCGGGACGAAGACGGCCCGTGCCGTGCTGAACAATCTCGCACGGAACCCCTATGCCGCGGCACTCTGCATCGACGGCGAGGACGGCGGCACCGGCGCGGCCTACAATGTGTCCCTGGACAAGATGGGACATCCCATCGCGTCGAACATCCGTGATTGCTATCTGGACCTCGTGAGGCAGGGCAAACAGAACGAACTCCCGCTCATCGCCGCGGGCGGTGTGGGCAAGGGAGGCAACCTCGCGGCGAACGCGGCGGCCCTCATCATGCTCGGCGCGTCGGCGGTGGACATCGGCAAGTACATCATGCAGACGGCCGCGGGCTGCTTCGGGGACGAGTACAACCGCTGCAATGTCTGCAACCTCGGCAGGTGCCCGCGCGGCATCACGACGCAGGACCCGAAGTTGTACCGCAGGCTGGATCCCGACAAGGTCGCGGAGCGTGTGGTGGAGGTCTTCAAGGCCGCGGACGTGGAGCTCAAGAAGATCTTCGCGCCGCTCGGCAGGAGCACGGAACTCCCGATCGGCATGTCCGACGCCCTTGGCGTGAACGACAAGGACATCGCGGACCGGCTGCAGATCAGCTACGTGTGTTAA
- a CDS encoding FAD-dependent oxidoreductase — MIIKGTINGKRVSSKDLEEQVQKAIKDGARDISVTAEGQHGIGGRIWPREGKIKVAIEGTSGQRVGSMGMDGTEILVKGSTSDDTGWLNCGATITVLGDVANGAHNAGAQGKLYVQGGGGARCDTMTKKNPRFPDLQSWYFRGVGDSFAEFKAGGIAVVCGVDPRDPENVLGYRPCVGMVGGTIYFRGPIKEYSKADVQLLDLTPQDWEWLTQNMRPYLQAIDRISHYQELAKDVNAWKKLIALTPAEKNGKKGKLKMGLTEFRMNVWEKEVGKGGMFGAYLTHDRSVLPYITTGEERRWMPVWKNDKYLPPCAYACPSRIPSHKRAQLIRQGRTAEALALVLQYSPLPATVCGTVCPNLCMTDCTRGRIDQPLNIKAYGSAALNLKAPKKAKSTGRSIAIIGGGPGGLSAAWQLGLKGHSVDLYEAGGKLGGKLEMCIPRERLPKKILDKELSRFAEIGVNVQVKSPVDKKKFEKIYKDHDVVVIAVGAQEGRVIPFPGHEDVVAGIDYLKEVNFGKPRNLAGRKVVVIGAGNVGMDIACQAYDHGAESVIAVDVQKPASFGKEQEMAKEKGTQILFPKFTEKYDAGAKKLFFKDGTSLDADLVIISIGEKPVLDFLPPSINTERGYITVNDLNQTSDVKVFAIGDATKPGLVTNAIGQGKVAADVINAQLMNTDYVPDERRVIPYEKVKTQYYEVCRMAGKFSAKKEADRCMSCGSCRDCGMCEQSCYYGAISRKKLPNKSFEYVVDENLCIGCGFCAGICPCGVWDMVENE; from the coding sequence ATGATCATCAAGGGCACTATCAACGGGAAACGGGTCTCTTCAAAAGACCTTGAAGAACAGGTCCAGAAGGCCATCAAGGACGGCGCCAGGGACATCAGCGTCACCGCTGAAGGCCAGCACGGCATCGGCGGCAGGATCTGGCCCCGCGAAGGAAAGATCAAGGTCGCCATCGAAGGCACCTCGGGCCAGCGTGTGGGCAGCATGGGCATGGACGGCACGGAGATCCTGGTCAAGGGCTCAACCTCTGACGATACGGGCTGGCTCAACTGCGGCGCCACCATCACGGTGCTCGGCGACGTGGCGAACGGCGCACACAACGCAGGCGCACAGGGCAAGCTCTATGTGCAGGGCGGCGGCGGCGCGCGGTGCGACACGATGACCAAGAAGAACCCGCGTTTCCCTGACCTTCAGTCCTGGTACTTCCGCGGCGTGGGCGACTCCTTTGCCGAGTTCAAGGCAGGCGGTATTGCCGTGGTTTGCGGCGTGGATCCCCGCGATCCTGAGAACGTACTCGGCTACCGTCCCTGCGTGGGCATGGTGGGCGGCACGATCTATTTCCGCGGGCCCATCAAGGAATACAGCAAGGCGGATGTGCAGCTCCTGGACCTCACACCCCAGGATTGGGAGTGGCTCACGCAGAACATGAGACCGTATCTCCAGGCCATTGATCGCATTTCCCATTATCAGGAGCTTGCGAAGGACGTGAATGCCTGGAAGAAGCTGATCGCCCTCACCCCGGCGGAGAAGAACGGTAAAAAGGGCAAGCTCAAGATGGGACTCACCGAGTTCCGCATGAACGTGTGGGAGAAGGAAGTAGGCAAGGGAGGCATGTTCGGCGCCTATCTCACCCACGACCGGTCCGTACTTCCTTATATCACCACCGGCGAGGAACGCCGCTGGATGCCGGTCTGGAAGAACGACAAGTATCTTCCGCCCTGCGCCTATGCGTGCCCCTCGCGCATCCCGTCGCACAAGCGCGCGCAGCTGATCAGGCAGGGGAGGACCGCCGAGGCGCTGGCGCTCGTGCTCCAGTACAGCCCGCTTCCGGCAACGGTCTGCGGCACGGTCTGCCCGAACCTCTGCATGACCGATTGCACCCGCGGCAGGATCGACCAGCCGCTGAACATCAAGGCGTACGGTTCGGCCGCGCTGAATCTCAAGGCCCCGAAAAAGGCAAAGTCAACGGGCCGGAGCATCGCGATCATCGGCGGCGGACCGGGCGGTCTTTCCGCGGCATGGCAGCTCGGCCTCAAGGGCCATAGCGTTGACCTCTATGAAGCGGGCGGCAAGCTTGGCGGAAAGCTCGAGATGTGCATCCCGCGCGAACGCCTGCCCAAGAAGATCCTGGACAAGGAGCTTTCGCGCTTTGCGGAGATCGGCGTGAATGTCCAGGTGAAGTCCCCGGTGGACAAAAAGAAGTTCGAGAAGATATACAAGGACCACGACGTGGTGGTCATCGCCGTCGGCGCACAGGAAGGCAGAGTGATCCCGTTCCCGGGCCACGAAGACGTGGTCGCGGGCATCGATTATCTTAAAGAAGTGAACTTCGGCAAACCCCGGAACCTTGCGGGCAGGAAGGTCGTCGTGATCGGCGCGGGCAATGTCGGTATGGATATCGCCTGCCAGGCGTATGACCACGGCGCCGAGAGCGTGATCGCCGTTGATGTGCAGAAGCCGGCCAGTTTCGGCAAAGAACAGGAGATGGCAAAGGAAAAGGGGACGCAGATACTGTTCCCGAAGTTCACCGAGAAGTACGATGCCGGGGCAAAGAAGCTCTTTTTCAAGGATGGCACGAGCCTCGATGCGGACCTGGTCATCATCTCCATCGGCGAGAAGCCGGTGCTCGACTTCCTGCCTCCGTCGATCAACACCGAGCGCGGCTATATCACGGTGAACGACCTGAACCAGACCTCGGACGTGAAGGTTTTCGCCATCGGCGACGCGACCAAGCCGGGACTGGTGACGAATGCCATCGGCCAGGGCAAGGTTGCCGCCGATGTGATCAACGCCCAGCTGATGAACACTGATTATGTGCCCGACGAGCGGCGCGTGATACCCTACGAAAAGGTCAAGACCCAGTATTACGAAGTTTGCAGGATGGCGGGCAAGTTCTCGGCAAAGAAGGAAGCCGACCGCTGCATGAGCTGCGGCTCCTGCCGCGACTGCGGCATGTGCGAGCAGTCGTGCTACTACGGCGCCATCTCGCGCAAGAAGCTGCCGAACAAGTCATTCGAGTATGTGGTGGATGAGAACCTCTGCATCGGCTGCGGCTTTTGCGCCGGTATCTGCCCCTGCGGAGTCTGGGACATGGTGGAGAACGAGTAG
- a CDS encoding nucleotidyltransferase domain-containing protein produces MGNRAKIELSSDAIAAFCRKHHIRRLALFGSVLGDGFRSDSDVDVLVEFESGHVVGLLRMAGIERELSELVRRQVDLRTPADLSRYFRDDVLASAEVQYAEG; encoded by the coding sequence ATGGGTAACAGGGCAAAAATAGAGTTATCAAGCGATGCAATTGCGGCGTTTTGCAGGAAGCACCACATCCGCAGGCTTGCCCTCTTCGGATCGGTTCTTGGCGACGGATTTCGCAGTGACAGCGATGTGGACGTACTTGTGGAATTCGAGTCGGGACACGTAGTCGGTCTCCTTCGAATGGCAGGCATCGAGCGTGAGCTTTCGGAGCTTGTGAGGCGACAGGTTGATTTGAGAACGCCCGCTGATCTGAGCCGTTACTTCAGGGATGACGTGCTTGCTTCTGCTGAGGTGCAGTATGCGGAAGGATGA
- a CDS encoding DUF86 domain-containing protein codes for MRKDDVIRLRHMVDAAREALSFAQGKDRNDLTSNRMLVLSLIKSIEIIGEAASTVTQKFRELHPELPWKDIVAMRNRLIHVYFDIDLDRVWDTIVDDLPHLILVLEKVIAQENENS; via the coding sequence ATGCGGAAGGATGACGTCATTCGCCTGCGCCACATGGTGGATGCGGCTCGGGAAGCGCTGTCCTTTGCGCAAGGCAAGGACCGAAACGACCTTACCTCCAACCGGATGCTCGTACTTTCCCTTATCAAGTCCATTGAGATTATCGGCGAAGCTGCCTCAACGGTAACTCAGAAATTTCGTGAACTTCATCCGGAACTCCCGTGGAAAGACATTGTTGCCATGCGTAACCGTCTTATTCACGTCTACTTCGATATTGACCTCGACCGAGTTTGGGATACTATTGTTGATGACCTTCCACATCTGATCCTTGTTCTGGAAAAAGTTATAGCGCAGGAGAATGAGAATTCTTAG
- a CDS encoding DUF1523 family protein: MAGFFRSFKFKAIVTGILVCILTVLYSYFVADTIQTTITDAQMTKVEGRFMIATEYRPFVNEDVWYRFKFDSGTVQNEAIRLKGRPVKIKKYGWRAPIFSRYENIVKIEEVK, translated from the coding sequence ATGGCGGGATTTTTCAGAAGTTTCAAGTTCAAGGCGATCGTGACCGGAATCCTGGTTTGTATCCTGACGGTCTTGTACAGTTATTTTGTTGCGGACACGATCCAGACAACAATAACCGACGCCCAGATGACGAAGGTGGAAGGAAGGTTCATGATCGCCACTGAATACCGGCCTTTTGTCAATGAAGATGTCTGGTATCGGTTCAAATTCGATTCCGGCACGGTTCAGAACGAAGCGATCCGGCTCAAAGGGAGGCCGGTCAAGATCAAGAAATACGGATGGAGAGCGCCGATCTTCTCGCGGTACGAGAATATCGTGAAGATCGAAGAGGTGAAGTAG
- a CDS encoding PilZ domain-containing protein, translating into MEASKALELIEQMEVNLADMYTKLRAKFSGEQALEDLFYQLHLEELDHVNLARMQQRVIRAKPSDFGEVYLNFTDFNKVTYLMKMILAMPRDKVNEILVQCYLIESSLVEQYVVAALRDSNKEMKELLEILSRGFRDHLAKLAVRVKDLGADLTNLDSVRLFPRVSFSGRVMINEKTHAKSVDISESGVFLLTTQTFPEGTNIMLSFPIGTGVVATQAVVRYSVPNAGIGILFSGLSEEHRALIREFVEDALQKISNESLKKQEGLDEGRSGTA; encoded by the coding sequence ATGGAGGCTTCCAAGGCTCTGGAGCTGATCGAACAGATGGAAGTGAACCTTGCTGATATGTACACGAAACTGCGGGCAAAGTTCAGCGGTGAGCAGGCGCTCGAGGATTTATTTTATCAGCTCCACCTGGAAGAGCTGGATCACGTCAACCTGGCGCGGATGCAGCAGCGGGTCATCCGGGCCAAACCGAGCGACTTTGGAGAGGTGTATCTCAACTTCACCGACTTTAACAAGGTAACATACCTGATGAAGATGATCCTTGCCATGCCTCGTGACAAGGTCAATGAGATCCTTGTTCAATGCTATCTGATCGAATCCAGCCTGGTTGAACAGTATGTCGTCGCAGCGCTGAGGGACTCCAATAAGGAAATGAAAGAGCTGCTCGAGATCCTGAGCCGGGGTTTCCGCGACCATCTGGCAAAGCTGGCTGTCCGCGTAAAAGACCTGGGTGCCGATCTGACGAACCTCGATTCGGTCCGGCTCTTTCCGCGCGTGTCCTTTTCCGGCAGGGTGATGATCAATGAAAAGACCCATGCAAAAAGCGTTGATATCAGCGAAAGCGGCGTGTTTCTCCTGACCACGCAGACCTTTCCCGAAGGGACGAACATTATGCTGTCATTCCCGATCGGGACCGGCGTGGTGGCTACTCAGGCCGTGGTGCGATATTCCGTGCCGAACGCCGGCATCGGGATCTTGTTCAGCGGACTCTCAGAAGAACACCGCGCTCTGATCAGGGAATTCGTCGAGGATGCCCTTCAAAAAATATCGAACGAGTCGCTGAAAAAGCAGGAAGGGCTTGACGAAGGCCGGTCCGGGACAGCCTGA
- a CDS encoding response regulator: MVLFINDERHGTSMLSFENKKILVVDDSQTMRMFLFFHLIKLLPGVQLVEAENGLEAIEKLNHHDVDLILTDMNMPELDGAGVIRAVRQVFKKDTPIILITTKGELPDRERGLALGANGYLTKPLNILEFREKILQYLL; the protein is encoded by the coding sequence ATGGTTCTATTCATCAATGATGAAAGGCATGGAACAAGCATGCTGTCTTTTGAGAACAAAAAGATCCTCGTTGTAGACGATTCGCAGACGATGCGGATGTTCCTCTTCTTTCACCTGATCAAGCTGCTGCCGGGGGTACAGCTCGTTGAGGCGGAGAACGGCCTGGAAGCGATCGAGAAACTGAATCACCATGACGTCGACCTTATCCTCACTGATATGAATATGCCGGAACTGGACGGGGCCGGGGTCATTCGCGCTGTCCGCCAGGTCTTTAAAAAGGACACGCCGATCATCCTCATCACCACGAAGGGTGAACTTCCGGACCGTGAGCGGGGCCTTGCACTCGGCGCAAACGGGTACCTCACGAAGCCGCTCAACATTCTCGAATTTCGTGAAAAGATCCTGCAATACCTCCTTTGA
- a CDS encoding DJ-1/PfpI family protein, translating to MPRVTVILADGFEEVEAMAIIDVLRRAEIDTVVAGLHGGFITSARAVKVIPDTVIDTVKADDFDMIVLPGGQPGSDNLNADLRVKELITSFSQQGKLTGAICAAPIVLASAGVLKGKRATSFPSYKDRLGGAVYVEKSVVTDGTVLTSRGPGTALTFGLAIVERLVSREKAQKIKEAMLIHYD from the coding sequence ATGCCGAGAGTAACAGTCATACTTGCGGACGGTTTTGAGGAAGTGGAGGCCATGGCCATTATCGATGTTCTGAGACGCGCCGAGATCGACACGGTGGTCGCGGGTCTGCACGGGGGATTCATCACGAGCGCCCGAGCGGTGAAGGTCATTCCCGATACGGTGATCGACACGGTGAAGGCGGATGATTTCGACATGATCGTACTGCCGGGCGGCCAGCCGGGCTCGGACAACCTGAACGCGGATTTGCGCGTGAAGGAACTGATCACAAGCTTCTCACAACAAGGGAAACTGACCGGCGCTATCTGCGCCGCGCCCATCGTGCTCGCGAGTGCGGGTGTGCTGAAGGGCAAGCGCGCGACCTCGTTCCCTTCCTACAAGGACAGGCTTGGCGGAGCGGTGTATGTGGAAAAGTCCGTGGTGACGGACGGGACCGTGTTGACCAGCAGGGGACCGGGGACGGCACTTACCTTCGGTCTCGCCATCGTCGAACGGCTGGTGAGCAGGGAGAAGGCGCAGAAGATCAAGGAAGCCATGCTGATCCACTATGATTGA